One segment of Candidatus Gorgyraea atricola DNA contains the following:
- the rplE gene encoding 50S ribosomal protein L5: MIPRLLERYKKEIVPELGKKFNYTNPLQAPCIKKIVLNMGVGVASQDIKILEQAMKELATIVGQKPAITRSRKAIANFKIRKGLPIGCKVTLRGARMYEFLDRFVNVALPRIRDFRGVNPNSFDQKGSYSLGLKEQAIFPEIDIDKMPRTQGMDVIINIQSNSKEESFELLKLLGMPFAQKKGKDKE; encoded by the coding sequence ATGATACCAAGACTATTAGAGAGATATAAAAAAGAGATCGTCCCAGAGCTTGGCAAGAAGTTTAACTACACGAATCCATTGCAGGCACCTTGTATTAAAAAGATCGTTTTGAATATGGGCGTGGGCGTTGCGAGTCAGGACATAAAGATCCTTGAGCAGGCCATGAAAGAGCTGGCTACTATAGTCGGTCAGAAGCCTGCTATTACAAGGTCAAGGAAGGCGATAGCAAATTTTAAGATACGCAAAGGCCTTCCTATCGGCTGTAAGGTTACTCTGCGCGGGGCAAGGATGTATGAATTTTTGGATAGGTTTGTGAATGTGGCGTTACCGAGGATCAGGGATTTTAGAGGAGTAAACCCTAATTCGTTCGACCAAAAAGGTAGCTATTCTCTGGGGTTAAAAGAGCAGGCGATATTTCCTGAAATAGATATTGATAAGATGCCAAGGACACAGGGCATGGATGTAATAATAAATATACAGTCGAACTCAAAAGAAGAATCATTCGAATTATTGAAACTTCTTGGCATGCCGTTCGCACAGAAAAAAGGCAAAGATAAGGAATAG
- a CDS encoding type Z 30S ribosomal protein S14 has product MAKECLIAKQKKTPKFKVRGYNRCQLCGRRRAYMRKFHVCRICFREMASRGEIPGVTKASW; this is encoded by the coding sequence ATGGCAAAAGAATGTTTAATAGCAAAACAAAAAAAGACTCCTAAGTTTAAAGTAAGAGGGTACAATAGATGCCAGTTATGCGGCAGGCGACGCGCGTATATGAGAAAGTTTCATGTATGCCGCATATGTTTCAGAGAAATGGCTTCGCGCGGAGAGATACCCGGAGTCACTAAGGCTAGCTGGTAG
- the rpsC gene encoding 30S ribosomal protein S3, producing the protein MGQKVHPYSFRLGYIRDWTSRWFANKKDFGGLLIEDSKIRKHIKKNLMQAAIAKIEIERASNRIRIIIHSGRPGVIIGRKGSEIDRLRDELRGVVNKELQIDIKEIKRVALSAQLVAENIAFQLEKRIAFRRAMKRAVQQATQAGAGGIKIRCRGRLDGAEIARKESYKVGKVPLQTIKADVDYGFTEAHTQAGLIGIKVWIYKGDIIVGKKEKKPVEA; encoded by the coding sequence TTGGGGCAGAAAGTACATCCGTATAGTTTTAGATTAGGTTATATAAGAGATTGGACCTCGAGATGGTTTGCCAATAAAAAGGATTTTGGCGGTTTACTTATAGAGGATTCCAAGATAAGAAAGCACATAAAAAAGAATTTGATGCAGGCTGCTATTGCAAAGATAGAAATAGAGAGAGCATCTAATAGGATCCGCATAATCATACACAGCGGCAGACCTGGCGTAATAATAGGCAGAAAAGGTTCAGAGATAGATAGATTAAGAGACGAGCTTAGGGGCGTTGTCAATAAAGAGCTTCAGATAGACATAAAAGAGATAAAGCGGGTGGCGCTGTCAGCGCAGCTTGTTGCAGAAAACATTGCATTCCAGCTCGAGAAGAGAATAGCGTTTAGAAGGGCAATGAAAAGAGCAGTGCAGCAGGCGACTCAAGCAGGCGCAGGCGGCATAAAGATACGATGTCGCGGCAGGCTGGATGGTGCTGAGATAGCAAGAAAAGAGTCATATAAAGTGGGCAAGGTGCCTTTGCAGACCATAAAGGCTGATGTGGATTATGGATTTACAGAAGCACATACACAGGCTGGTCTTATAGGCATCAAGGTCTGGATATATAAAGGCGATATTATTGTCGGTAAAAAAGAAAAGAAACCGGTAGAGGCTTAG
- the rpsQ gene encoding 30S ribosomal protein S17 → MEARANRKERVGVVIGDKMDKGIIVRLDRTTIHPIYRRIIKKSGKIMAHDEKNEAKTGDKVKIQETKPVSKSKRWRLVEVVKKV, encoded by the coding sequence ATGGAAGCGAGAGCAAATCGTAAGGAAAGGGTAGGGGTTGTGATAGGCGATAAGATGGACAAGGGTATTATTGTCCGCTTGGATCGCACGACCATACACCCTATATATAGGCGTATCATCAAGAAATCCGGCAAGATCATGGCGCACGATGAGAAGAATGAGGCTAAGACCGGAGACAAAGTAAAGATCCAGGAGACAAAGCCAGTTTCAAAGAGCAAAAGGTGGCGTCTCGTAGAGGTCGTAAAAAAGGTATAA
- the rplP gene encoding 50S ribosomal protein L16, with translation MVLMPKRVKYRKYQRGRRKGVATRGATLAFGDCGLQVLENDWLTNIQIEACRVTVMRSLQGAGKMWIRAFPDKSVSKKPAETRMGKGKGAPLYWVATVKRGKIIFELGGVSEDLAKNAMRYASSKLPFKTRFVTRKTSG, from the coding sequence ATGGTATTAATGCCAAAGAGGGTCAAATATAGAAAGTACCAGAGAGGCAGAAGAAAGGGTGTTGCTACTCGCGGTGCAACGCTTGCGTTTGGCGATTGCGGATTGCAGGTCCTGGAGAATGACTGGCTTACCAATATACAGATAGAGGCTTGCAGGGTTACAGTCATGAGGTCATTGCAGGGCGCTGGAAAGATGTGGATACGGGCATTTCCTGACAAATCTGTCAGCAAAAAGCCTGCAGAGACAAGGATGGGAAAAGGAAAAGGCGCACCTTTGTACTGGGTTGCTACTGTGAAGAGAGGCAAGATAATCTTTGAGCTCGGAGGAGTCAGCGAAGACCTTGCTAAAAATGCAATGAGATACGCATCCTCAAAACTGCCTTTTAAGACGAGGTTTGTGACAAGAAAGACAAGCGGTTAA
- the rplN gene encoding 50S ribosomal protein L14 — translation MIRMQTILDVADNTGAKRASCIGVIGRHGKATAEVGDIITANVKEANPDGVVKEGEVVKAVIVRSVNSIRRPDGSYLRFDTNAIVIIDLQMNPRGTRIFGPVARELRDKNFMKIVSLAPEVI, via the coding sequence ATGATTAGGATGCAGACGATTTTAGATGTAGCGGATAATACAGGGGCGAAACGCGCTTCGTGTATTGGTGTTATCGGCAGACATGGTAAGGCTACTGCTGAGGTAGGAGATATTATAACTGCCAACGTAAAAGAGGCAAATCCTGATGGCGTGGTCAAGGAAGGTGAAGTCGTTAAGGCAGTTATAGTCAGAAGTGTCAATTCTATCAGGCGGCCAGACGGCTCTTACCTGAGATTTGACACAAATGCTATTGTGATCATAGATCTTCAGATGAATCCTCGCGGCACAAGAATATTTGGACCTGTTGCAAGAGAACTGCGAGATAAGAATTTTATGAAGATAGTATCGCTGGCACCTGAGGTAATATAG
- the rplX gene encoding 50S ribosomal protein L24, which produces MSKIKKNDTAKIITGKDSGKTGKVLAVFPDKGRALVQGLNLVKKHARRTKEDQQGGIIQKESTIAISNLMVVCQKCNKPTRIGFSILSDGTKVRICKKCKELI; this is translated from the coding sequence ATGTCAAAGATAAAGAAGAACGATACAGCAAAGATCATAACAGGCAAGGACAGCGGAAAGACCGGTAAAGTGCTGGCAGTTTTTCCTGATAAAGGCAGGGCGCTTGTTCAGGGTCTTAATCTGGTAAAGAAGCATGCACGCAGGACCAAAGAAGATCAGCAGGGCGGCATCATACAGAAAGAGAGCACGATAGCTATTTCTAATCTGATGGTGGTTTGCCAAAAGTGTAATAAGCCGACGCGCATTGGCTTCAGCATACTTTCCGACGGCACAAAGGTCAGGATCTGCAAAAAATGTAAGGAACTGATATAA
- the rpmC gene encoding 50S ribosomal protein L29: MLKTEELRNLSKQELNEKMVALKKALFEMLSQRSTGRVEKPSKIKDARRDVARILTVLNEKQKG; encoded by the coding sequence ATGTTAAAGACAGAAGAACTTAGAAATTTATCAAAACAGGAATTGAACGAGAAAATGGTGGCATTGAAAAAGGCTCTTTTTGAAATGCTGTCGCAGCGCTCAACAGGACGCGTGGAGAAACCGAGTAAGATCAAGGATGCGCGGCGTGATGTTGCCAGGATCTTAACAGTATTGAACGAGAAGCAGAAGGGGTAA
- the rpsH gene encoding 30S ribosomal protein S8 encodes MSMTDPIANTLTIVRNGFSSHKIKVDVPFSKISQEILGIFKREKFIKDFKFIDDKKQGLLRVYLKYMSTGDPAVKGLKRISRPGLRRYVKKDRVPVVLGGIGVAVLSTSRGIVTNVQAKEMQTGGEVLCYIW; translated from the coding sequence ATGTCAATGACAGATCCGATTGCGAATACATTAACTATAGTTAGAAACGGATTTTCGTCACACAAGATAAAGGTGGACGTGCCGTTTTCAAAGATTTCACAGGAGATCCTTGGTATCTTCAAGAGGGAGAAGTTTATAAAAGATTTCAAGTTTATAGACGATAAAAAACAGGGCTTATTGAGAGTTTATTTGAAATATATGAGTACGGGCGACCCTGCAGTAAAAGGTCTGAAGAGGATTTCAAGGCCTGGCTTAAGAAGGTATGTAAAAAAAGACAGGGTACCTGTGGTGCTGGGAGGCATAGGCGTGGCAGTATTGTCGACCTCCAGGGGCATTGTAACAAACGTGCAGGCAAAGGAAATGCAAACAGGCGGCGAAGTCCTGTGCTACATTTGGTGA